The following are encoded in a window of Lacinutrix sp. WUR7 genomic DNA:
- a CDS encoding chromosome partitioning protein ParA has translation MTDKKNSIGLKVALGIALALFLGTGFYTSQLYQEKKENEVQLIKEKQLVMNDLSNMAKQYDIAIGENDIANEKLVEAKERIQGLMDSLKVSEANIGSLWKYKQKYLSLQKEMDVLLVENDRLKVENQLLATSLDSTKVRLEERTMFTDSLLVQNTALAEVVETAAVLNTVGLKGYGVIERSSGKLIPTERAKRVDKIRVCYTVAKNRLVQAGDQEFYVQVIGPNNNILGENAQVQFDDQSLNYSVISKFNYENNSLDVCEFVSARGDNDFEKGRYVVNVFNDKELISSNEFSLK, from the coding sequence ATGACAGATAAGAAAAATAGCATAGGATTAAAAGTAGCTCTAGGTATTGCATTGGCTTTATTTTTAGGAACTGGATTTTATACTTCTCAATTATATCAAGAGAAAAAAGAAAATGAAGTACAGCTTATTAAAGAAAAGCAATTAGTAATGAATGATTTAAGCAATATGGCAAAACAATATGATATTGCTATTGGTGAAAATGATATTGCTAATGAAAAATTAGTGGAAGCTAAAGAGCGTATTCAAGGACTTATGGATTCTTTAAAAGTATCAGAAGCAAATATTGGTAGCTTATGGAAATACAAACAAAAGTATCTATCCTTACAAAAAGAAATGGATGTTCTTTTAGTAGAAAATGATAGATTAAAAGTTGAAAACCAATTATTAGCAACCTCTTTAGATAGTACGAAAGTTAGATTAGAAGAGCGTACGATGTTTACAGATTCTCTGTTAGTACAAAACACTGCTTTGGCAGAAGTTGTTGAAACTGCAGCAGTATTAAACACGGTAGGTTTAAAAGGATATGGTGTTATAGAACGTAGTTCTGGAAAATTAATTCCTACAGAAAGAGCAAAACGTGTAGATAAGATTAGAGTTTGTTATACGGTTGCTAAAAATAGATTAGTACAGGCTGGAGATCAAGAATTTTATGTGCAAGTAATTGGACCTAATAATAATATTTTAGGAGAAAATGCACAAGTACAGTTTGATGATCAAAGCTTAAATTATAGTGTTATTAGTAAATTTAATTATGAGAATAACTCTTTAGATGTTTGCGAGTTTGTTTCTGCAAGAGGTGATAATGATTTTGAAAAAGGGCGTTACGTAGTAAATGTTTTTAATGACAAAGAATTAATTTCAAGCAATGAGTTTTCTTTAAAATAA
- the hutI gene encoding imidazolonepropionase, protein MSLLITNIKELLQVRDPNVLKVSGKEMKILPTIKNAYLYIEDDTIVEYGSMQDLTSLEAEQVINATGKTVLPTWCDSHTHIVYAGNRDQEFVDRINGLSYEDIANRGGGILNSAEKLQNTSEEDLYQQSINRVHQVMQLGTGALEIKSGYGLTVEAELKMLRVIKRIKKEFPIKVKATFLGAHALPKAYKEDKKGYLDLIINEMLPKIEKEQLAHYIDVFCEKGYFSLEDTDRLLTAGKKHGLTPKIHVNQFNAFGGIALGVKHNALSVDHLEELKDEDIQALKGSNTIAVALPSCSYFLSIPYTPARKIIDAGLPLALATDYNPGSTPSGNMNFVVSTACIKMKMTPEEAINAATINGAYAMGISHQYGSITRGKKANLIITKQVPSYNFLPYAFGENHIDTVIINGTIL, encoded by the coding sequence ATGTCCTTACTCATTACAAATATTAAAGAATTACTGCAAGTTAGAGATCCTAACGTTTTAAAGGTTTCAGGAAAGGAAATGAAAATACTTCCAACCATTAAAAACGCATACCTATACATAGAAGATGATACTATTGTAGAATATGGTAGCATGCAAGATTTAACCTCTTTAGAAGCGGAGCAAGTAATAAATGCCACAGGAAAGACTGTACTACCTACTTGGTGTGACTCGCATACACACATTGTATATGCAGGAAATAGAGATCAAGAATTTGTAGACCGAATTAATGGGTTGAGCTATGAAGACATTGCAAATCGTGGTGGCGGCATTTTAAATTCTGCAGAAAAACTACAAAACACCTCCGAAGAAGATTTATACCAACAATCTATAAATAGAGTACATCAAGTCATGCAACTTGGTACAGGAGCTTTAGAAATAAAATCTGGCTATGGTTTAACTGTGGAAGCCGAATTAAAAATGCTTCGGGTTATCAAACGCATTAAAAAAGAATTCCCTATAAAAGTAAAAGCTACTTTTTTAGGTGCTCATGCTTTACCAAAAGCATACAAGGAAGATAAAAAAGGCTACCTCGATTTAATAATAAACGAGATGCTTCCTAAAATTGAAAAAGAACAGCTAGCACATTACATAGATGTATTTTGCGAAAAAGGCTACTTCAGTTTAGAAGATACCGATCGCTTACTTACAGCCGGAAAAAAACACGGCCTAACTCCAAAAATTCATGTAAATCAATTTAACGCTTTTGGCGGAATTGCGCTTGGGGTAAAACATAATGCACTTTCTGTAGACCATCTAGAAGAATTAAAAGACGAAGACATTCAAGCATTAAAAGGTAGTAACACCATTGCTGTTGCACTACCTTCTTGCTCCTACTTTTTAAGTATACCATATACTCCTGCTAGAAAAATTATAGATGCTGGTTTACCGTTGGCTTTAGCAACAGACTATAATCCAGGATCTACACCAAGCGGAAATATGAATTTTGTAGTAAGCACTGCTTGTATTAAAATGAAAATGACACCAGAAGAAGCTATAAATGCAGCAACCATAAATGGTGCCTATGCTATGGGGATTTCACATCAATACGGAAGTATAACCAGAGGAAAGAAAGCAAATCTAATTATCACAAAACAGGTACCAAGCTATAACTTTTTGCCTTATGCTTTTGGCGAAAATCACATAGATACTGTAATTATAAATGGAACCATCCTATAA
- a CDS encoding T9SS type A sorting domain-containing protein — MKRKLLLLTGLLLTSLASNAQGIQFNKSTIDANTSSQPYAVASGHLNNDTYLDLVIGTYNSSKVIWYKNNGDLTYQPGITLTATGSAALSYIESVTTGDLNNDGHTDILATGSYNNRLVWFENNGDDTFEPAVAISSGITGAGAVKVANLDNDINNNLDIIVTAYSSNSVVYFLGNGNGTFGTMRTLVQETAGAGPASFDIADFDVDGDLDVVVGYTGNGNVKLYDNKIFQDGLDGSGNIPFEPYTNPVDFGNDYLWTVAFGDINNDGIPNIIKSDSEPTGGNPTLAWFKNNASGITTTFEKTVVPTSFPHGGAIGVADLNNDGYNELILGNGYATGADLICFEGSASSGLGSEIILDNTSGGMFSMVTKDFNNDGKVDIAAINYLNHGLNLFINDTTLSNPKFETTDLTMYPNPTSNSLHFKGNIAGDLNVSVYNVLGKRVINNVVKLGQSLDVSKLNNGVYIIKFNDYNTTYKFVKQ; from the coding sequence ATGAAAAGAAAACTACTTTTATTAACCGGTCTGCTTTTAACAAGTTTAGCGAGTAATGCACAAGGGATTCAATTTAATAAAAGCACGATTGACGCAAACACTAGTTCACAACCATATGCTGTTGCTTCTGGCCATTTAAACAACGATACTTATTTAGATTTAGTCATTGGAACTTACAATAGTAGCAAAGTTATTTGGTATAAAAATAATGGAGATTTAACATACCAACCAGGAATAACTTTAACAGCAACTGGATCTGCAGCACTATCTTACATAGAGAGTGTAACAACTGGTGATTTAAATAATGATGGCCACACTGATATTTTAGCTACAGGATCTTACAACAATCGTTTAGTATGGTTTGAAAATAATGGTGACGACACCTTTGAACCTGCTGTTGCTATATCATCAGGAATTACTGGAGCTGGAGCAGTGAAAGTTGCTAATTTAGATAATGATATAAATAATAATTTAGATATCATTGTTACAGCATATTCTTCAAACTCCGTGGTATACTTTTTAGGAAATGGGAATGGTACCTTTGGCACAATGCGTACTTTAGTACAGGAAACTGCTGGTGCTGGTCCTGCTTCTTTTGATATTGCAGATTTTGATGTTGATGGCGATTTAGATGTAGTAGTTGGCTATACAGGAAATGGAAACGTTAAATTATACGATAACAAAATTTTTCAAGATGGTCTTGATGGTTCTGGGAATATACCATTTGAACCTTATACAAACCCTGTTGATTTTGGAAACGATTATCTTTGGACGGTTGCTTTTGGAGATATTAATAACGATGGAATACCTAATATCATAAAATCAGACTCAGAACCAACAGGAGGTAACCCTACATTAGCTTGGTTTAAAAATAATGCAAGTGGTATAACTACCACTTTTGAAAAAACAGTAGTTCCAACTAGCTTTCCGCATGGAGGAGCTATTGGTGTAGCCGATTTAAATAATGATGGTTATAACGAATTAATTTTAGGAAATGGTTACGCTACTGGAGCCGATTTAATTTGTTTTGAAGGAAGTGCGTCTAGCGGTTTAGGCAGTGAAATTATTTTAGATAATACCTCTGGAGGAATGTTTTCAATGGTGACTAAGGATTTTAATAACGATGGAAAAGTAGATATTGCGGCTATTAATTATCTTAACCATGGTTTAAATCTTTTTATAAATGATACCACGCTTTCTAATCCTAAATTTGAAACAACAGATTTAACAATGTACCCAAACCCAACATCAAACAGTTTACATTTTAAAGGCAACATTGCTGGAGATTTAAACGTTTCTGTTTATAACGTTTTAGGAAAACGCGTTATAAATAACGTTGTAAAACTTGGACAATCTTTAGATGTTTCTAAACTTAATAATGGTGTTTATATCATTAAATTTAATGATTACAACACGACATACAAGTTTGTAAAACAATAA